The Cellulomonas sp. P24 genome contains a region encoding:
- a CDS encoding ROK family protein, which yields MPGGHVTIGVDVGGTRLRVIGQDAQARRSTVREIAVPRTVPELVEALGTLIDDVAQGRRVSQTAIGLPGQTTSAVPQWVPNLRFLDGSPLASVVAARVGGDCVLVNDAQAALVAEAHEGAAVGHSSVVLVAVGTGIGGALMLDGHLVRGARGCAGAFGWLSFDGATADADHGAWEQVASGAALERHATPWGGVAAMIAAAREGDAAAVAAMSRFGALLGTGIAALASTFDPDVIVLAGGLVVSLDLIEHSLVQAQRDFASPAGRTVPVVAAALGTRAGVIGALRVALEMEVNS from the coding sequence ATGCCAGGCGGCCACGTCACCATCGGGGTCGACGTCGGCGGGACGCGACTGCGAGTCATCGGGCAGGATGCGCAGGCCCGCCGCAGCACCGTGCGCGAGATCGCGGTCCCGCGAACGGTCCCTGAGCTCGTGGAGGCGCTCGGCACCCTCATCGACGATGTCGCACAGGGACGCCGAGTCTCGCAGACCGCGATCGGGCTGCCCGGACAGACGACGTCGGCGGTGCCGCAGTGGGTGCCCAACCTGCGGTTCCTGGACGGCTCACCATTGGCCAGCGTGGTCGCTGCGCGGGTGGGAGGTGACTGCGTGCTCGTCAACGACGCCCAGGCCGCCCTGGTCGCCGAGGCGCACGAAGGCGCCGCAGTGGGCCACTCGTCGGTCGTCCTTGTCGCGGTCGGCACCGGGATCGGTGGCGCGCTCATGCTCGACGGCCACCTGGTCCGCGGTGCCCGCGGCTGCGCCGGCGCGTTCGGTTGGCTGTCCTTCGACGGGGCCACCGCCGACGCCGATCACGGGGCGTGGGAACAGGTCGCGTCCGGTGCAGCCCTCGAACGTCACGCCACCCCGTGGGGCGGTGTCGCCGCGATGATCGCGGCCGCACGAGAAGGAGACGCAGCCGCGGTCGCCGCCATGAGCCGGTTCGGCGCGCTGCTCGGCACGGGCATCGCGGCACTCGCCAGCACGTTCGACCCCGACGTCATCGTGCTGGCGGGTGGTCTGGTCGTCAGCCTCGACCTGATCGAGCACTCGCTCGTGCAGGCCCAACGCGACTTCGCCTCACCTGCGGGGCGCACGGTCCCCGTGGTCGCAGCAGCGCTCGGCACGCGCGCCGGGGTCATCGGCGCGCTGCGCGTCGCACTCGAGATGGAAGTGAACTCATGA
- a CDS encoding ABC transporter substrate-binding protein: MRHVSSRWKRPVAAFAVGTVALALTACSSGGGTTPSGTSGAATPEEITFLTHWGPDQVTQLEAAAAAFHKTEPTITVKVQAVPFANLLSTLRTQGGSGSGPTIASIYDLWLPELVRDGVAAPAPTDVSAEVTSGWSANIVEAASKDAKVYGFPNEVDLYALNYNKRLFKDAGITAPPTTFAELETDAKALTDKAAGQQGFGVITNWASGAVHPFLSLAASNGGHLLDSSGKAALTDPKVVAVADLYKKMLADGSIDPNMSAANANTTGPFLDNFANGKTGMIIMANWWQSALKSAMGDKYSDVATAPIPVGPDGTTSSSISYSWLTMVNANADKGKQDAAWKFLTYLNGPDSGKAGSSAMGDILMGMGILPSRTSDLSAHEAELSDPFLATYVAELPHATPFPTVIGGAAASEALQKHIEALIFGQESPQAAMDAAASEVNSALTAAGK, translated from the coding sequence ATGAGACACGTCAGTTCCCGGTGGAAGCGCCCCGTCGCAGCTTTCGCCGTCGGCACGGTCGCTCTGGCTCTGACCGCATGCTCTTCCGGCGGGGGTACCACGCCGAGCGGGACCAGCGGGGCCGCGACTCCGGAAGAGATCACGTTCCTGACGCACTGGGGCCCGGATCAGGTCACCCAGCTCGAGGCCGCCGCCGCGGCGTTCCACAAGACCGAGCCCACCATCACCGTGAAGGTTCAGGCGGTTCCTTTCGCGAACCTGCTCAGCACGCTGCGCACGCAGGGCGGCTCCGGCAGCGGCCCGACGATCGCCAGCATCTACGACCTGTGGCTCCCCGAGCTCGTTCGCGACGGTGTGGCAGCACCCGCGCCCACCGACGTCTCGGCCGAGGTCACCAGCGGATGGTCGGCGAACATCGTCGAGGCAGCAAGCAAGGATGCGAAGGTCTACGGCTTCCCCAACGAGGTCGACCTCTACGCGCTCAACTACAACAAGCGCCTGTTCAAGGACGCCGGGATCACGGCACCGCCTACGACGTTCGCCGAGCTCGAGACGGACGCGAAGGCACTGACCGACAAGGCCGCAGGGCAGCAGGGCTTCGGGGTCATCACCAACTGGGCGTCAGGGGCCGTGCACCCGTTCCTGTCCCTCGCGGCATCCAACGGCGGGCACCTTCTCGACAGCTCCGGCAAGGCCGCTCTGACCGACCCGAAGGTCGTTGCCGTCGCGGACCTCTACAAGAAGATGCTGGCCGACGGCTCGATCGACCCGAACATGAGCGCCGCGAACGCCAACACGACCGGCCCGTTCCTGGACAACTTCGCCAACGGGAAGACCGGGATGATCATCATGGCCAACTGGTGGCAGAGTGCTCTGAAGTCCGCCATGGGTGACAAGTACTCCGATGTGGCCACGGCTCCGATCCCGGTGGGACCGGACGGTACGACCTCCTCGAGCATCTCCTACTCGTGGCTCACGATGGTCAACGCGAACGCCGACAAGGGCAAGCAGGACGCCGCATGGAAGTTCCTGACGTACCTCAACGGCCCCGACTCCGGCAAGGCCGGCTCCTCCGCGATGGGCGACATCCTCATGGGTATGGGCATCCTCCCCAGCCGGACCTCTGACCTCAGCGCGCACGAGGCCGAGCTGTCCGACCCGTTCCTGGCGACCTACGTCGCCGAGCTTCCCCACGCCACACCGTTCCCGACGGTGATCGGCGGGGCCGCGGCCTCCGAGGCCCTGCAGAAGCACATCGAGGCGCTGATCTTCGGCCAGGAATCGCCTCAGGCGGCGATGGACGCAGCCGCGAGCGAGGTCAACTCCGCACTTACCGCAGCAGGTAAGTGA
- a CDS encoding GntR family transcriptional regulator produces the protein MSSTRPAVPRLSQSSAVPFYLQLEELLLRRVSAGEWPPGGQIPTESELCEQYGVSRVTVRQALARLVQRGLLTRGRGKGTFVRDSRVTASARSVSSFSTELGALGMKPGAVLLGIDTVPASDLVANAMHREPGTELFRLRRLRTADGQPIAVQTSLLVAEMFPGLDEKVSDNTSLYELLGSEYGVGPDEAMEIFRVAGVPRDLAPLLDVPRGSHAFHVVRVSFTGPVAFEHTTSFIRGDRYEIRLPLRNP, from the coding sequence ATGAGCTCGACACGACCGGCCGTTCCGCGACTCTCACAGTCCTCAGCGGTGCCGTTCTACCTCCAGCTCGAAGAGCTTCTCCTCAGACGTGTCTCGGCGGGGGAGTGGCCCCCCGGCGGGCAGATCCCGACAGAGAGCGAGCTGTGCGAGCAGTACGGCGTCAGTCGAGTCACCGTGCGGCAGGCGCTTGCCCGACTCGTCCAACGAGGACTCCTGACCCGAGGTCGCGGAAAGGGCACCTTCGTGCGCGACAGCCGGGTGACGGCGAGTGCGCGCTCGGTGTCCTCGTTCTCGACCGAGCTGGGCGCCCTCGGCATGAAGCCCGGCGCGGTGCTCCTCGGCATCGACACGGTGCCCGCGTCCGATCTGGTCGCGAATGCCATGCACCGTGAACCGGGCACCGAGCTCTTCCGTCTGCGACGCCTGCGGACCGCCGACGGCCAACCGATCGCCGTGCAGACCAGCCTGCTCGTCGCGGAGATGTTCCCCGGCCTGGACGAGAAGGTGAGTGACAACACCTCGCTCTACGAGCTGCTCGGCTCCGAGTACGGGGTGGGACCCGACGAGGCCATGGAGATCTTCCGGGTCGCGGGCGTTCCCCGCGACCTGGCCCCGCTGCTCGACGTCCCCAGGGGCAGCCACGCGTTCCACGTGGTCCGTGTGTCCTTCACGGGACCCGTGGCGTTCGAGCACACCACCAGTTTCATCCGTGGGGACCGGTACGAGATCCGGCTTCCCCTGCGCAACCCATGA
- a CDS encoding sugar isomerase domain-containing protein, which translates to MTTRSEYTTRLIALLEQMSTSQDEALDRVAHQCADTLERKGLVHLFGSGHSVIPTLEAFPRYGSFVGLNPLNDPRLMWHNVLGPGGVRELLWLERTENYIDKFLDHEPLAAGDVIVIYSHSGLNAVGIDAALYAKARGLFVVAVSAGSSLSRPVSHSSGKRLADIADVMIDTGSPVEDAIVPVEGWDRPLGGSSTVIAAVVSHEIICRTGAVLAGRGITVETFVSPTVPGATLSSNDEVFAEHERYLHAARGRKFQN; encoded by the coding sequence ATGACCACGCGTTCCGAGTACACCACCCGCCTGATCGCCCTGCTGGAGCAGATGTCGACGTCCCAGGACGAGGCCCTGGACCGGGTGGCCCACCAGTGTGCCGACACCCTCGAGCGCAAGGGCCTGGTCCACCTCTTCGGGAGTGGACACTCCGTCATCCCGACGCTCGAGGCCTTCCCGCGCTACGGAAGCTTCGTCGGTCTGAACCCGCTCAACGACCCACGCCTGATGTGGCACAACGTGCTCGGCCCCGGTGGTGTCAGGGAGCTGCTGTGGCTCGAGCGCACGGAGAACTACATCGACAAGTTCCTCGACCACGAGCCGCTCGCGGCAGGTGACGTGATCGTCATCTACTCGCACAGCGGGCTGAACGCCGTCGGCATCGACGCAGCCCTCTACGCCAAGGCGCGCGGCCTGTTCGTCGTTGCCGTCAGCGCGGGCTCGAGCCTGTCGAGGCCCGTGTCGCACTCCAGCGGCAAGCGACTCGCCGACATCGCCGACGTCATGATCGACACGGGCTCCCCGGTCGAGGACGCGATCGTGCCGGTCGAGGGATGGGACCGTCCTCTCGGCGGTTCCTCCACCGTGATCGCCGCCGTCGTCTCGCACGAGATCATCTGCCGGACCGGAGCGGTGCTGGCAGGGCGAGGAATCACCGTCGAGACGTTCGTCTCGCCCACCGTTCCCGGTGCGACGCTCTCGTCGAATGACGAGGTCTTCGCCGAGCACGAGCGCTACCTGCACGCGGCGCGCGGTCGCAAGTTCCAGAACTGA
- a CDS encoding carbohydrate ABC transporter permease yields the protein MAETPGRGTRHAPGLSPTVRRGPRLARHRVATVGFLSPALLLILVFVAVPMAMTLWISLHRWSMLTPISQMRWVGLENYQAVLTDSTHLTAFRNTVVYVALSAAITIPLAVLLALLLYFPKLRGRGLVRVILFATYVVPTVAIVIVWSNLYAPSYGPIDAALSFVGITSPGWLSNPSSALISLVIFNVWQMLGYYVVLLVAGLTQIPEDIYEAARIDGAGPIRQTFSITLPLLRNTLVFVLLMTVINSVQVFDPVYLLTQGGPANSTNVLSFDIQRTAFQNGLAGQASAMAFSLLIVLSLVAGAVSLGLRRRA from the coding sequence ATGGCCGAAACCCCGGGGCGTGGCACCCGCCACGCCCCGGGGCTCTCCCCAACGGTCCGACGGGGGCCACGGCTCGCTCGGCACCGGGTAGCGACCGTCGGTTTCCTGAGCCCGGCGCTGCTCCTGATACTGGTCTTCGTCGCCGTCCCCATGGCGATGACGCTCTGGATCAGCCTGCACCGCTGGTCGATGCTGACCCCCATCTCGCAGATGAGATGGGTCGGGCTCGAGAACTACCAGGCCGTGCTGACCGACTCCACCCACCTGACCGCGTTCCGCAACACGGTCGTGTACGTCGCCCTCAGCGCGGCCATCACGATCCCGCTCGCCGTGCTGCTGGCCCTCCTGCTGTACTTCCCGAAGCTGCGCGGTCGCGGCCTGGTGCGTGTGATCCTCTTCGCGACGTACGTCGTGCCGACGGTCGCCATCGTGATCGTCTGGAGCAACCTGTACGCCCCGAGCTACGGACCGATCGACGCGGCTCTGTCCTTCGTGGGGATCACCTCACCCGGATGGCTCAGCAACCCCAGCAGCGCGCTGATCTCCCTCGTCATCTTCAACGTCTGGCAGATGCTCGGCTACTACGTCGTGCTCCTGGTCGCCGGGCTCACCCAGATCCCTGAGGACATCTACGAGGCTGCCAGGATCGACGGCGCGGGTCCGATCCGCCAGACGTTCAGCATCACCCTGCCGCTGCTGCGCAACACGCTCGTCTTCGTCCTCCTCATGACCGTCATCAACTCCGTCCAGGTCTTCGACCCCGTGTACCTGCTCACCCAAGGTGGACCGGCGAACTCGACGAACGTCCTGTCCTTCGACATCCAGCGCACGGCCTTCCAGAACGGGCTGGCCGGGCAGGCGAGCGCCATGGCCTTCAGCCTGCTGATCGTGCTGAGCCTGGTGGCCGGCGCGGTCTCCCTCGGTCTCCGGAGGCGGGCATGA
- a CDS encoding carbohydrate ABC transporter permease, whose translation MSAARVVETPVRRRTRRVTPGRIALYGVLGLAAAIPLFPLYWLVIASLKGAKEFGRIPPTWFPTTPSLDAFSRVFDVVPFGQSFLNSALITSVCSVSVLITSVMAGYVFAKYTFRGRDAIFWAVIGTMFLPPIVTLVPLYHLVSSMGLSDSYAGVMLPWLVNAFGIFLMRQFIADVPDELIDAARIDGAGELRILTRIVLPLLRPAVVTLLVFTIVYYWNNFLWPLSILQSSDKYPIVLTLSRLLSYSTSVQYQNIVMAGALIASLPTLVVFLLAQRVFVQGIARTGVK comes from the coding sequence ATGAGCGCCGCGCGCGTGGTGGAGACCCCGGTGCGACGTCGCACGCGGCGCGTGACCCCCGGTCGCATCGCGCTGTACGGGGTGCTCGGGCTCGCAGCGGCCATCCCGCTGTTTCCGCTGTACTGGCTCGTCATCGCGAGCCTGAAGGGAGCCAAGGAGTTCGGGCGCATCCCCCCGACGTGGTTCCCCACGACGCCGAGCCTCGACGCGTTCTCCAGAGTCTTCGACGTCGTGCCGTTCGGGCAGTCGTTCCTCAACAGCGCCCTCATCACGAGCGTCTGCAGCGTCTCCGTACTCATCACCAGCGTCATGGCCGGCTACGTCTTCGCGAAGTACACGTTCCGGGGCCGGGACGCGATCTTCTGGGCCGTGATCGGCACGATGTTCCTCCCGCCGATCGTCACGCTCGTCCCGCTCTACCACCTTGTCTCGAGCATGGGACTGTCGGACTCCTACGCCGGGGTGATGCTGCCGTGGCTGGTCAACGCATTCGGCATCTTCTTGATGCGCCAGTTCATCGCTGACGTGCCCGACGAGCTCATCGACGCCGCGCGCATCGACGGCGCGGGAGAGCTGCGCATCCTGACACGGATCGTTCTGCCGCTGCTGCGCCCGGCGGTCGTGACACTGCTCGTGTTCACGATCGTGTACTACTGGAACAACTTCTTGTGGCCGCTGTCGATCCTGCAGTCCTCGGACAAGTACCCGATCGTCCTGACCCTCTCGCGTCTGCTCTCGTACTCCACGAGCGTCCAGTACCAGAACATCGTGATGGCCGGCGCCCTGATCGCCAGCCTGCCCACCCTCGTGGTGTTCCTCCTCGCCCAGCGCGTCTTCGTCCAGGGCATCGCCCGTACGGGGGTGAAGTGA
- a CDS encoding SIS domain-containing protein yields the protein MHNDPVTVRASSAAAEDSSPPGTPGALMEAEIAGQPAMLERLLAAGDTDIREVADVVRRRDPSMVLLVARGTSDHAALYLKYLIEVRLGLPVGLCSPSAHTLYGANPWGARTLVIGISQSGESPDLVATLASARIAGATTIAVTNAPTSDLAQAAELTLDVGAGSEHSVAATKSYTAELLAVFRLVEAMQGFSGSARGVPAAAAASLDDPGDTVAQVARELVGARSIVVTGRGFAYPTAREAALKLMETCYLPALAFSAADLRHGPFALLAPGTPVLVLAPAGRTRTAMVELVELISATGASVTTVGPDPTPSGSTRHLTTTHDLPEDLAPIVDVIPLQRLALATARARGLNPDRPRALRKITETY from the coding sequence ATGCATAACGATCCGGTCACGGTGCGTGCGTCGTCCGCGGCGGCCGAGGACTCGTCACCACCGGGTACCCCCGGTGCGCTGATGGAAGCCGAGATCGCCGGGCAGCCGGCCATGCTCGAGCGCCTGCTCGCCGCCGGTGACACCGACATTCGTGAGGTGGCGGACGTCGTGCGCCGCCGCGATCCGTCGATGGTCCTGCTCGTCGCGCGAGGGACGAGCGACCACGCCGCGCTGTACCTCAAGTACTTGATCGAGGTGCGCCTCGGGCTGCCCGTCGGACTCTGCTCCCCGTCGGCACACACGCTCTACGGGGCGAACCCGTGGGGCGCGCGCACGCTGGTGATCGGCATCAGCCAGAGCGGCGAATCACCCGACCTCGTCGCCACACTCGCCAGTGCGCGCATCGCCGGCGCGACGACCATCGCCGTCACGAACGCACCGACGTCAGATCTCGCTCAGGCGGCCGAGCTCACGTTGGACGTGGGCGCCGGGTCCGAACACTCAGTCGCGGCGACCAAGTCCTACACCGCCGAGCTTCTCGCCGTCTTTCGCCTCGTCGAAGCCATGCAGGGATTCAGCGGCAGCGCACGCGGCGTGCCAGCGGCCGCGGCAGCATCGCTCGACGACCCCGGAGACACCGTCGCCCAGGTGGCACGCGAGCTCGTCGGCGCGCGCAGCATCGTGGTGACAGGCCGCGGGTTCGCCTATCCGACCGCACGGGAGGCCGCCCTGAAGCTGATGGAGACCTGCTACCTCCCCGCACTGGCATTCAGCGCAGCGGACCTGCGGCACGGGCCGTTCGCACTCCTGGCGCCGGGTACGCCGGTGCTCGTGCTCGCACCCGCCGGACGTACGAGGACCGCGATGGTCGAGCTCGTCGAGCTGATCTCGGCCACCGGGGCGTCAGTGACCACCGTCGGCCCAGACCCGACGCCGTCGGGCTCGACGCGCCACCTCACCACGACGCATGACCTCCCCGAGGACCTCGCCCCGATCGTCGACGTGATCCCGCTCCAGCGCCTGGCGCTCGCGACCGCACGAGCGCGAGGCTTGAACCCTGATCGACCTCGCGCCTTGCGCAAGATCACCGAGACGTACTGA